A part of Candidatus Moraniibacteriota bacterium genomic DNA contains:
- a CDS encoding glucosaminidase domain-containing protein — protein sequence MSKTKHSPSMSFFQRSDWSHIFLAGFLFVALGVTVFVSSFGKYAADEISEMRLPKSFFELKLQALVFGHPMRKMVPALLEQDRDVAVFLVAIAKKESNWGSVAPQKDGRDCYNYWGYRGPENTTASGYSCFASPQEAVVVVGARLRTLMIDQGLDTPRKLVVWKRGFLDAPLDLSEEKWVSDVAYYVGKFSK from the coding sequence GTGTCAAAAACAAAACATTCTCCATCAATGTCATTTTTTCAGCGCTCGGATTGGAGTCATATTTTTCTGGCAGGGTTTCTTTTTGTGGCACTTGGCGTGACGGTGTTTGTTTCGTCGTTTGGGAAATATGCAGCAGATGAGATTTCTGAGATGCGATTACCAAAGAGTTTCTTTGAACTCAAGTTGCAGGCGCTTGTCTTTGGACATCCGATGAGGAAGATGGTTCCAGCGCTCTTGGAGCAGGATCGCGATGTGGCGGTTTTCCTTGTTGCTATCGCCAAGAAGGAGAGCAATTGGGGATCGGTGGCGCCACAGAAGGACGGGCGTGATTGCTATAACTATTGGGGATATCGTGGTCCAGAAAACACGACAGCCTCTGGCTACAGTTGTTTTGCCTCACCTCAAGAAGCAGTTGTTGTTGTCGGGGCGAGATTGCGGACACTCATGATTGATCAGGGGCTTGATACGCCTCGAAAGCTGGTTGTGTGGAAACGAGGCTTCTTGGACGCGCCACTTGATTTATCGGAAGAGAAATGGGTTTCTGATGTTGCCTACTATGTGGGTAAGTTCTCGAAATAA
- a CDS encoding FAD-dependent oxidoreductase: protein MKTFSTRVLEISEVAENTLAVKLEKPVDFSFVAGQYSVLAVPKLVEDDSRGVNRCMSIASAPYEDHLLFAMRISESGYKKTIAALSPGDEMLVGAPIGQFTLLSGDQRPIVFLVGGIGITPARSILRQANHDSNTREFFLFYSNYRPEDTPFLDELKTFPNISYHPIFTMTETDRSVCVWDADRGFICDEMIAKHLPNVKAPIYYLVGTPSFTKAMEVLLAGYGIEKDAIKQDPFVGL from the coding sequence ATGAAAACGTTCTCAACAAGAGTTCTGGAAATTTCTGAGGTAGCAGAGAATACTCTTGCGGTGAAGCTCGAGAAACCAGTAGATTTTTCTTTTGTAGCGGGACAATATAGTGTGCTCGCCGTTCCGAAGCTTGTTGAAGACGACTCCCGAGGAGTGAATCGCTGTATGTCAATTGCGTCGGCGCCCTATGAGGATCATTTACTTTTTGCGATGCGAATCTCGGAAAGTGGCTACAAGAAAACAATCGCAGCGCTTTCGCCAGGAGATGAGATGCTGGTTGGCGCACCGATTGGACAATTTACTCTCCTCTCGGGTGATCAGCGACCAATCGTGTTTCTTGTTGGCGGTATTGGGATTACGCCTGCTCGGAGTATTTTGCGACAGGCAAATCATGATAGCAATACACGAGAGTTCTTTCTTTTCTATTCGAATTATCGACCGGAAGATACACCATTTCTCGACGAGCTGAAAACGTTTCCAAATATTTCGTATCACCCGATATTTACTATGACGGAAACGGATCGATCGGTGTGCGTGTGGGATGCTGATCGCGGATTTATTTGTGATGAGATGATTGCGAAGCATCTTCCAAATGTGAAAGCACCAATTTACTATCTTGTGGGCACCCCGAGCTTTACAAAGGCGATGGAGGTGCTTCTTGCAGGGTATGGTATCGAGAAAGATGCTATTAAGCAGGATCCGTTTGTAGGACTGTAG
- a CDS encoding HU family DNA-binding protein has product MNKDMLTHAIVEKTDLSKRDVSAVIEAFVDVVTAELRAGNKVTVTGFGTFRVSNRAARVGINPQTKAKINIPAMTVPKFTAGKTLKDSVK; this is encoded by the coding sequence ATTAACAAGGACATGCTGACGCATGCGATTGTCGAGAAGACAGATCTCTCAAAGAGAGATGTTAGCGCGGTAATTGAGGCGTTTGTGGATGTGGTGACGGCGGAATTGCGTGCTGGCAACAAGGTGACGGTGACTGGCTTTGGAACGTTCCGTGTTTCAAATCGTGCTGCTCGCGTGGGTATCAACCCGCAGACCAAGGCGAAGATTAATATCCCAGCAATGACCGTTCCTAAATTTACAGCTGGAAAGACGTTGAAAGATTCTGTAAAGTAG
- the rny gene encoding ribonuclease Y, translating into MSSDLTLVLLTMLTLSAGSVLGYLARQSIAKRQLSTAEGKAEQMTADASKRAEDILLEAKKKSVQILEETKQKEKEREDQILRLERRIESREEALDARNAELDRSRKVIEKKAEEVQAIRTETEKAREEEMLRLQKIAGLSKEEAKDILFQLMEEENQDVIVKRMSKLQKEGEEEMERKAMSVMAQVIQRYSRSHVSEFTTTTVQLPSDDVKGKIIGKEGRNIRTLEKLTGVELIVDDTPETVLISGFDPVRRETAKIALEKLIADGRIHPARIEEVVEEAKKQVDENIREAGETAAYDAGVPGLHPKLLYILGRLRFRYSYKQNVLTHSLEVSAIAGALASELGGNVAVAKKAGLLHDIGKAVDHEIEGTHVKIGIRILEKFGVAKEVAEAMRCHHDEFPHSSLESYIVTAADAISAARPGARKETAEKYIKRLEELEALINTFDEVERSYALSAGREVRIFVSPEKTNDLGAMKLAKDISKRIEEELKYPGEIRVIVFREMRAVEYAR; encoded by the coding sequence ATGTCCTCCGATCTTACGTTAGTGCTCTTGACCATGCTCACGCTTTCTGCGGGCTCGGTTTTGGGCTATCTTGCTCGACAGAGTATCGCAAAGCGCCAGCTCTCGACTGCAGAAGGAAAAGCCGAACAAATGACTGCTGACGCTTCAAAACGAGCAGAAGATATTTTGCTTGAAGCAAAGAAGAAATCAGTGCAGATTCTTGAGGAAACGAAGCAAAAAGAAAAGGAGCGGGAAGATCAGATCCTTCGTCTGGAGCGCCGCATCGAGTCGAGAGAAGAAGCGCTCGACGCTCGAAATGCTGAACTGGATCGTTCTCGGAAAGTTATCGAAAAAAAAGCAGAGGAAGTTCAAGCAATTCGTACGGAAACAGAGAAGGCTCGTGAAGAAGAGATGCTTCGCCTTCAAAAAATAGCTGGATTGAGCAAAGAAGAAGCGAAGGATATTCTTTTCCAACTCATGGAAGAGGAGAATCAAGACGTCATTGTGAAGCGCATGTCGAAGCTTCAAAAAGAGGGTGAGGAAGAAATGGAGCGAAAGGCGATGTCTGTTATGGCGCAGGTGATTCAGCGCTATTCCCGTTCACATGTATCGGAATTTACGACGACAACAGTGCAACTTCCTTCGGATGACGTGAAGGGGAAGATTATTGGAAAAGAAGGACGGAATATTCGGACACTCGAGAAGTTGACCGGCGTAGAGCTTATCGTTGACGATACACCAGAGACTGTGTTGATTTCGGGATTTGACCCGGTGCGACGTGAAACGGCGAAGATTGCTCTCGAAAAACTTATTGCCGATGGACGGATTCATCCGGCGCGTATTGAAGAAGTAGTAGAAGAAGCGAAGAAACAGGTAGATGAAAATATTCGCGAGGCAGGGGAGACAGCTGCCTATGATGCGGGTGTCCCCGGGCTTCACCCAAAGCTTCTCTATATTCTCGGGCGACTTCGTTTTCGTTATAGCTATAAGCAGAATGTGCTGACGCATTCGCTCGAGGTGTCGGCTATTGCGGGCGCACTTGCGTCTGAGCTTGGTGGCAATGTAGCGGTCGCGAAGAAGGCAGGACTTCTCCATGATATTGGCAAGGCAGTTGATCATGAGATTGAGGGTACGCATGTGAAGATTGGCATTCGGATTCTTGAGAAATTTGGTGTGGCGAAGGAAGTGGCAGAGGCAATGCGCTGCCATCATGACGAATTTCCTCACTCATCGCTTGAGTCGTATATTGTGACCGCGGCTGATGCTATCTCGGCGGCGCGTCCGGGTGCTCGGAAAGAGACGGCGGAGAAATACATCAAACGACTCGAAGAGCTTGAAGCGCTTATCAATACGTTTGATGAAGTCGAGCGTTCCTATGCGCTCTCGGCAGGGCGAGAAGTTCGTATTTTTGTTAGTCCGGAGAAGACGAATGATCTCGGCGCTATGAAGCTTGCCAAAGATATTTCAAAGCGTATTGAAGAGGAATTAAAATATCCGGGCGAGATCCGTGTTATCGTGTTTCGTGAAATGCGCGCGGTGGAATATGCGCGGTAA